The Triticum dicoccoides isolate Atlit2015 ecotype Zavitan chromosome 6A, WEW_v2.0, whole genome shotgun sequence genome has a window encoding:
- the LOC119317208 gene encoding uncharacterized protein LOC119317208, which produces MRKATCNEDAAGNGDMLSNLPNDLLLNILDRVGTLDAIRTCILSKQMLKLPAMLTRIFLSVSSIPGLHDRVVITSELLRTNNAVHHVTNSILSTRSPDIAINKLRIRFILTQDDSLTIAKSVAHAMAARKVDTAEFEITTEKTYKISSPDDLVRFGKQFNDFIGACPDAFAGLRCLWLRNMRLGELDIPNILSTCKLLESLHLTYCDSGIHSVLQVEHALLVELEVDYGKFERIELICLPKLQRVSYTGWYSHEDPLHFGFVPQLSKLSLTKTGVSSDKTLELTRLLANVPSITDLHLDFRSEKIWVLPECPKLLMTTLSKLQHVNLDNLPEGCDLAWTMFILEAAPSLKALCITVWDHWCIMATDKEFRKENGFCEKADVKWKPYAPAFKHKNLAKLIIHGFQPDGNFMRYIRCVVEAAVNMAEISLHDRKMCGRCGDLDPEIKDKVCPSRYPYTAEERKRAVDGLGLALPALIHFPS; this is translated from the exons ATGCGGAAAGCAACTTGCAACGAAGACGCCGCTGGCAACGGAGACATGCTTAGCAATCTGCCCAATGACCTTCTGCTTAACATTCTTGACAGGGTGGGCACTCTCGACGCTATAAGGACCTGCATCCTGTCCAAGCAAATGCTGAAGCTCCCTGCCATGCTCACACGGATCTTCCTAAGTGTTAGCTCCATTCCAGGTCTCCATGATCGTGTTGTCATCACCAGCGAGTTGCTCCGGACCAACAATGCCGTGCATCATGTAACAAATAGCATCTTGAGCACAAGGAGCCCGGACATCGCCATCAACAAACTCAGAATCAGATTTATCTTGACGCAAGATGACTCTCTCACCATTGCGAAATCTGTTGCCCATGCCATGGCAGCCCGGAAGGTTGACACAGCCGAGTTTGAGATCACAACGGAGAAGACTTATAAGATATCCTCTCCTGATGATCTCGTCCGCTTTGGGAAGCAGTTCAATGATTTTATCGGTGCTTGTCCGGATGCATTTGCTGGTCTTAGGTGCCTGTGGCTGCGCAACATGAGGCTTGGTGAACTGGACATTCCCAACATCCTCAGCACTTGCAAGCTCTTGGAGTCTCTGCATTTAACCTATTGCGACTCAGGGATCCATTCTGTACTCCAAGTAGAACATGCTCTACTTGTTGAGCTCGAGGTTGACTATGGGAAATTTGAGAGAATCGAGCTGATATGTCTACCCAAACTCCAACGGGTGAGCTATACTGGTTGGTACTCTCATGAAGATCCCCTTCATTTTGGTTTTGTACCACAGCTTTCAAAGCTGAGCCTCACTAAAACTGGCGTCAGTTCGGATAAGACTCTTGAGTTAACTAGGTTGCTTGCTAATGTTCCTTCCATAACCGATTTGCATCTGGATTTTAGAAGTGAAAAG ATTTGGGTTCTACCAGAATGCCCAAAGCTGCTCATGACTACGCTCAGCAAACTACAGCATGTGAATCTGGACAATCTTCCTGAAGGATGTGATTTAGCTTGGACAATGTTTATTCTTGAAGCTGCACCCTCCCTAAAAGCGTTGTGCATCACAGTATGGGATCATTGGTGCATAATGGCGACAGACAAAGAGTTTCGGAAGGAAAATGGTTTCTGCGAAAAGGCTGACGTGAAGTGGAAGCCGTATGCCCCTGCTTTCAAGCACAAGAATCTGGCTAAGCTTATCATACATGGTTTCCAACCTGACGGCAACTTTATGCGATACATCAGGTGTGTTGTGGAAGCTGCGGTAAATATGGCAGAGATATCTCTGCACGACAGGAAGATGTGTGGACGTTGTGGTGACTTGGATCCCGAGATCAAGGACAAGGTTTGTCCATCAAGATATCCATATACTGCTGAGGAGAGAAAGAGGGCAGTTGATGGGTTGGGTTTGGCTTTGCCGGCTCTGATTCACTTTCCGTCCTAA
- the LOC119315724 gene encoding uncharacterized protein LOC119315724 has product MTSRGRIDPEEEARHRQVMGNHGVHDADWALCKALEQSDVQAGQNRLLLTKEQVRGGPIPKLFPELEELRGDGLNAQNAVPVKLLDADGRERDAHLRYLNSCKAYRVVGHQWRRLVEESGLCKGDRLDLYACRRGDGDGDRCLFVFRS; this is encoded by the coding sequence ATGACTTCCCGCGGCCGCATCGAccccgaggaggaggcgcgccaccgGCAGGTGATGGGCAACCACGGCGTGCACGACGCCGACTGGGCGCTGTGCAAGGCGCTGGAGCAGTCCGACGTCCAGGCGGGGCAGAACAGGCTGCTGCTCACCAAGGAGCAGGTGCGTGGCGGCCCCATCCCCAAGCTCTTCCCGGAGCTTGAGGAGCTCCGCGGCGACGGCCTGAACGCCCAGAACGCGGTCCCGGTCAAGCTCCTCGACGCCGACGGCCGCGAGAGGGACGCCCACCTCCGCTACCTCAACTCCTGCAAGGCGTACCGGGTCGTGGGGCACCAGTGGAGGCGGCTCGTGGAGGAGAGCGGCTTGTGCAAGGGAGACCGCCTCGATCTGTACGCCTGcaggcgcggcgacggcgacggcgaccgctGCCTCTTCGTGTTCAGGAGCTAG